The Flavobacterium sp. 1 genome contains the following window.
AAACAAACCTTCTTTACCTGTAAATTTATCCAGTAATCGTTCGGGATTAATTATTCGGGAAGTAAAACCAATTACTTTGCCCAACAGAGTACCTTCAAAAATGGATTTCCCTAAACCAACGATTAATAAATCATAATCTCCTTGATTAGCAATATCAATTATTTCTGATTCAACATCCAGTGTTGCCTTGAAAACAGTTGTAATTTCCTGTTTCAATATAACCGCTTCTTTCACAATTGGACTAAAACTGCTTTTCTCTTTATCTTCCATATTAAAGGAATGCATTTCATCGCTCAAAGACAAATGCAGCGCAGTAATACTGGTAGATTCATTTTGTTTTTTAACCAAGCTATGAGCTAAACGCAGCAACGATTTCCCTTTTTCATTGTTCCCAAAAGAAATCAGAATTCTATACTTGCTTTGATCGATTTCTTCTTCATGATCAGAAATATCGGTAGTCTTAAAAATATAATTGATTAAATCCAGCGCAGGTCCGGTCATAAAAGTAGTCACCAAAGCCATAATTACCATCATTGTAAAAACTTGAGTCGTAAGAACTCCAAGTCCCAATCCAATATTCAAAACAATTAATTCCATCAAACCTCTGGTATTCATCAAAGCCCCAATGATAAGGCTGTTTCTCCAGCTTTGTCCCACGAATTTTGCTGCTAAAGCACTTCCTAAAAATTTACCCGCAACAGCAACAAGTATGATAAAACCGGTCACTTTCCACAAATAAGGCTCGTTTAATGAACCTATTTCGGTACGCAAACCCGTGAATACAAAAAACAAAGGCAACAACAGTATTACTGATACATCTTCAACTTTCGCAATAAATACAGTTCTGAATTTAGGAACATCGGGCATAATGGCTCCCATCATAAAAGCACCAAACAGCGCATGAATACCAATCAGTTCAGTAGCATAGGAAGATATGATTAACAATAAAAAAAGATAGCAACAACGGGTTTACTCAAGCTGTCTTTGGATCCGTACAAATCACCAATTCTTTTCAAAAAAGGCTTTACCAGATAAATCATTGTCAGTACATAAATTGCTGCTAATGAAATTATATACATCGAACTCTCAAAAGTTCCTGCTTTTACAATAGCAATTACAACAGCCAATAAACACCAAGCGGTAATATCATCGGCGGCTGCACAGGTAATGGCTATAGCTCCCAACTTGGTTTTATGCATGCCTCTTTCCTGAACAATACGCGCCAGAACTGGAAATGCGGTAATACTCATAGCAATACCCATAAACAGACTAAAAGAAAGAAACTTAACCCCTTCCGGGGCAAAACGATTATAAACAAAATAAGCCAGTCCAATACCTAATGCAAACGGAATAACGATACTTGCATGGCTAATAACAACAGCTTCTTTTGCCCTGTTCTTCAACACTTTGATATCGAGCTCCATTCCAATTACAAACATAAAAAGTATCAGTCCAATCTGGCTCAAAAATTTTAAGTTTTCTAATGAATTGGCTGGAAAAAGGGCATGAAAAAAATCAGGAAAATACAGTCCCAAAAGAGATGGCCCAAGTGCAATTCCGGCAATAATTTCACCAATTACTGATGGCTGTCCAATTTTTTTGAAAAACCATCCAAAAAAACGGGCCACAAGGATAATCATTATAATTTGTGCCAATAAAATAGCCAATGGATCCTGTATGTTGTGAAGCATTGAAATCAGAAAATCATTCCAGGAATCACTGCTGCCCAATGGATGAACGATGGTCTCTTTGTGCTCCAGAAGTTTTCCTTTATTTATAATCCAATACATTAATGCGGTAAAACCGCCTGTAACTCCCAAATAAAACAATGTATTTCTGTACTTTTTCATAAGACACCCTTCAATAAATTCGTATCAACCTAAAAAAATCAAATATATATAAATTAGAAGCTACAACGTCACTTTGATTCAAAATAAAAATAAAAAATTAACAATTAAATTAACAAAAAGCATTCTTGAAAACACAAGCGTTATAGCTGTTTTAACTACCTTTGTAAATTTTAAAAAATTGACATGATCAAATGGTTTAGCTTGGGGTTTTGGGAATTAATAGCCAGAGTCGTACTTCGAAATAGAATTTTAATGTTATCGATTGTTGCAGCGATAACGGCTTTATTGGCAATGCAATGGAAAAACATCCATTTTACGCATACAGAAGCCAATATGTTACCCGATGACAATATTGTAAATATAGAATACAAAGCCTTTTTAGACAAGTTTGGCGAAGAAGGAAATTTGGTCATTATTGGTGTAAAGGACAAAACATTTTTCACCCCAAAAGCTTACGCAGCATGGGCAAAATTAATGAACAGCCTAAAAGAAGACAAAGCAGTTGATTTAGTTATTTCGATAAATGATCTAAAGAAATTACAAAAAAACGAACCTCTTCAAAAATTCGAATTAGTTCCTTTTGTTGATCAAAGCAAAACCACAGACAAAGCATATCTTGAAAAAATAAAAAAAGAGCTTTTTAATGATATGCCTTTTTACGAAGGACTGCTCTTCAATAAAAGATCAGGAACAATACGTTCAGCCATTTATTTGGACAAAAAAATTGTAAATACTCCAGCCAGAAAGGATTTTATTACAGACCGATTAGTTCCTGCCGTAGAAGCATTTGAAAAAGAAACCAAAATAGACCTTCGTGTTTCTGGAATGCCTTACATCCGAACACTTAATTCGCAGACTATTATAAGTGAAATAAGTCTTTTCATAGGAGCCTCATTACTAGTAACTTCATTGCTTTTCTTTTTCTTTTTCAGAAGTTTTAGAGCCACTTTAATTTCAATAGTTATTGTGATTATTGGGGTAATGTGGTCTTTTGGTTTCTTAGGATTGTTAAATTATGAAATCACTGTTTTAACGGCTTTAGTTCCTTCTTTAATAATTGTAATTGGAATTCCGAACTGTATTTTCCTTACCAATAAATACCATCAGGAGTACAAAATCCACCGAAATAAAGCCAAAGCACTGCAGCGTGTTACTACCAAAGTAGGAATGGCAACTCTTATGACTAATGTAACTACCGCAATTGGTTTTTTCACTTTTATAACTTCAAATAACAAACTGCTTATTGAGTTTGGAAACGTAACTTCGATTAACATTCTGGCATTGTTCTTTTTGTGTATTATAGTGATTCCAATATTTCATAGTTACATTCCTGCACCAAAAGACCGTCATATTGAACACCTTGACAGAGGTTATGTAAAATCATTTATGGACTGGATTTTGCGGAATGTAAAAGAAAGCCGTTTTTCTATTTATGTGGTTGCTGTTTCATTGCTTGTAATCAGTATTATCGGAATTTACAAAATGCGCATCTCTGGCAGTATAATAGAAGATATGCCTAAAAAAGCGCCTTTTTTTAAGGATATACTCTTCTTCGAAAAAGAATTTGACGGAGTAATGCCTTTGGAAATCATGATTGACACCAAACATAAAAAAGGAGTCATGAAACTTTCTACACTCAAGCGAATGGAAGAACTGGAAACTGCAATTGATGAAATTCCTGAACTATCAAAACCTATTTCGATTGTAAATCTGGTAAAATATTCCAAACAGGCTTACTATAACGGAAACCCGGAATATTACGAATTGCCGACTTCACAGGAACAGGCTTTCATTTTGTCGTATGCCAAAAATTCCACCAAAAAAGGCAAAGGTGACTTGATGAAAAGCTACGTAGATTCGACAGGTCAATTTGCCCGAATTACCACTTTCATGCGTGATGATAACGGAGGCGTAATGCCTATAATTGAAGCTGAAATCCGCAAAAAAGCCGATAAAATTTTTCCTCCGGACAGATATCATGTAACTATTACGGGAAAAGCATTGGTCTTCCAGAAAGGAACAGGCTACTTGCTGAACAATCTGCTTTCATCATTGGTTTTTGCCTTTTTCCTAACCGCACTTTTAATTGGATTTATGTTCCGTTCCTTTAAAATGATTTTGGTTTCTATTATTCCAAATTTATTGCCGTTACTGTTAACCGCCGGAATTATGGGCTTTTTTGATATTCCGCTGAAACCTTCAACGATATTGGTTTTCGGGATTGCCTTTGGTCTTTCGGTAGATGATACCGTCCGATTCTTGGCGCAATACCGAGAAGAATTAAAGAAAAACGACTGGAAAATCCGAAAATCAGTATATGCTACTTTTAACGATGCCGGTTTGAGCATGTTCTATACTTCTATTGTATTGTTCTTTGGATTTTCGGTGTTTATGCTGTCTAGTTTTGGCGGTACTATTGCACTTGGCGGGTTAGTTTCGCTGACTTTATTGTTCGGAATGCTGTCTAATTTAATGTTATTGCCTGCTTTGGTTTTAACCCTGAACAAAACATTGGCAAACGAACAGGAATTTATCGAGCCAAAAATTGAAATCCTGGAATTCACGGACGAAGAGATTGATGATTTTGAGAAAAAGTAGAAATCACTATATCGCTTTATGTCCTTTACGACAAATATTTCTCGCAAAGAGCAGAGACACAAAAAACCGCAAAGTAACAATTTGCTTTGCGGTTTTTTTATTTAAATTATATTGAGTTTACTAATTAAACATGACTTTTCGATTATTCATTGTGTATGCTAAAAAATAATTGTGACACCCACTTTGATTTTTCACAAAGAAGAAAGCCGCCAATGCATGGCAGCTTTCAAACAGGTAATTAATTAGAGTTTACGAAATTTCGATCATCCTTGGAGGTTTTTGTTTAGCCTCTTCACGTTTTGGAATAGACAACAATAAAAGTCCGTTTTCATAATGAGCTATTATTTTATCCTCATCCACTACGTTTTTAGGTAATTCGAAACTTCTCTGAAATGATTGGTAACTAAACTCTCTACGGCTGAAATTTTCGTCATCAGTAGCTAGTTCATGCTCCTTCATCGAAGAAATAACCAAGTGGTTACCGTCAAGTGTAATCTTGAAGTCATTTTTGTTCATACCTGGAGCGGCGACTTCAACCTCGTAGCTGTCTTTAGTCTCTTTGATGTTTACAGAAGGCAGCGTAGTATTTGTTGTTGAAAAATTGTTATTTTCCAAATTGAAAAAATCACGGCCAAAGATATCATCAAAAAACAAACGATGTAAAGCAGGAGCTTGACCCCCATTGCTTTTAATAAAATTCATAACTGTTTACTTTTAAAATTGTTAAACAAATATTTTTTTAAACTTGCACAAGTTTAAGAATAGAAAAACAAAATATATGCCATTTGAAAGAACTGCCATTTTTTCAGAACAGGATTGAAAAATTGTCATACACCTATATATCAATGCTATACATTAAATATATAGAATTAAATATTTGATTTTTTCATTAACTTTAAATTTCAAATTCCAAAATCTTCCAAAAACTCAGCTACAATTTTGTGTTTAATTTCTATTTTCAGGAATTAACAATTGTGTTCAAAACATTATTCTTTTCCTTTTTCCTATAAAAAACAAAAGATATAGCGGATAGGAGAAAATTGCTCCTTAATACACTATATCCCACAATGGCAATTACAAACAAATGATTTATATTTGCATTTAGATTAAAACACCGATTTTCCTTTAATCAAAATTAGAACTCTAAAATCTAAAATTAAAATGAGACACACAAAAGTTAAAGACTTATTAAACAGTACAACAACTTTACAGGAAATTAATGCCAAAGGCTGGGTTAGAACTTTTAGAAATAATCAGTTTATTGCCTTAAATGATGGTTCAACTATCAATAATATACAATGTGTTGTCGATTTTGAAAATACTCCTGATGAAACTTTAAAGAGAATTACAACTGGCGCTGCAGTTTCGGTTACAGGAACTTTGATCGAGAGCAAAGGTGCTGGACAGAAATATGAGATTCAGGTTGCTAAACTTGAAATATTGGGAGACTCCGATCCAGAGAAATTCCCGATGCAGCCTAAAAAACATTCACTGGAATTCCTGCGTGAAAATGCGCATTTAAGAGTTCGAACAAATGCTTTTGGAGCGATTATGCGTGTGCGTTCGGTTTTATCGTATGCAGTTCACAGCTATTTTCAGCAAAAAGGCTTTGTATATGTAAATACGCCAATCATCACAGGAGCAGATGCAGAAGGTGCTGGGGAAATGTTCCAAGTGACTTCGCTGCCATTGGATAATTTACCTAAAAACGAAGAAGGCGCTATTGATTATAAAAAAGATTTCTTCGGAAAGCACACTAACTTAACGGTTTCTGGACAATTGGAAGGCGAAACTTTTGCAATGGCTTTGGGACAGATTTATACTTTTGGACCAACATTCAGAGCAGAAAACTCGAACACTTCACGCCATTTGGCTGAATTTTGGATGATTGAACCAGAAGTGGCTTTCAATAATTTGGATGACAATATGGATTTGGCAGAAGATTTTATCCAATATGTAATTAAATACACAATGGAAAAATGTGCCGATGATTTAAAGTTTCTGGAAGGAAGACTTTTGGAAGAAGAAAAATCAAAACCACAGGCTGAAAGAAGTGAAATGGCTTTGCTGGAAAAATTAAATTTTGTTTTAGAAAACAACTTCAAACGCGTTTCTTATACTGAAGCGATTGATATTTTAAGAGATTCGACTCCAAACAAAAAGAAAAAATTTCAATACATCATCAACGAATGGGGAGCTGATTTACAATCGGAACACGAGCGTTATTTGGTAGAAAAACACTTTAAATGTCCTGTAATCTTATTTGATTATCCAGCGAACATCAAAGCTTTCTACATGCGCTTGAACGAAGACGGAAAAACGGTCCGTGCGATGGATATTCTTTTCCCTGGAATTGGAGAAATCGTAGGAGGCTCGCAAAGAGAAGAACGTTTTGATGTTTTGGTCGAAAAAATGAAAGCCTTAGGAATCGACGAAGAAGAATTATGGTGGTACTTGGATACTAGAAGATTTGGTTCGGCTGTTCACTCCGGTTTTGGACTTGGATTTGAAAGACTGGTACTTTTTGTAACCGGAATGACAAACATACGTGACGTAATTGCGTTCCCGAGAACACCTCAAAATGCGGAATTTTAGAAAATAGTTTACATGGTTTAAAAGTTTAATATTGTTTAAAAGTTTAATCCGGTTTGGATTCTTTAGTGTTGCTTAAAATCCAACTGCGTTAAACCCTTAAACCTTTACCTTTAAACAATATTAAACTTTTAAAACCTTAAACCGTTAAACAATACATAATGCTAAAGCAATTTTTAAATTTAAAAATATCCCAGAAATTATCTCCGCAGCAAATCCAGTTGATGAAGTTAATTCAATTGCCTACGCAAGCATTTGAACAGCGATTGCTGGAAGAAATGAATGAAAATCCTGCTCTGGAGTCTGGAAAAGAGGAGGACGATTATGAAAAAGACGAGTTTGACACTGAAGAATACGATGATTATGAAGATTCAGAATCTGACAGAATGGATGCTGAAGATATTAACATAGACGAGTATTTAAGCAGCGATGACACTCCCGACTATAAAACGCAAGCCAATAATTACAGCGATGATGACGACACTAAAGAAACGCCATTTGCTGCAGCAATAAGTTTTCACCAAGACCTCATCAATCAATTAAACACTTTTATCCTTAACGACGAAGAGCGTGATATTGCCGAATTTTTGGTAGGAAGCATAGACGACACAGGATATATCCGAAGAAGCACTGCTGATTTGGTAGATGACATGGCATTTACCCAAGGTATTTACACTACTGAAAAGCAAGTGGAAACAATCTTGAATATCATTCACGCTCTGGAACCGACTGGTGTTGGAGCACGCGATTTACAGGAATGTTTATTACTGCAGCTCAAACACAAAACACCAACAGAATCTGTCGATCTAGCAACAGCCATAATCGATCAGCATTTTGACGCTTTTGTGAGAAAACATTACGACAAACTGATTCAAAAATTCGGCATCTCTAACGAACAGCTTAAAAATGCGATCCACGAAATTGAAAGACTCAATCCAAAACCAGGAGGATCATTTTCCGGAAATAGTAAAATTACCGAAAATATAGTACCTGATTTCGCAATCCGTATTGTTGACGGCGAACTGGAGCTCACCTTAAATGGAAGAAATGCACCTTCACTGCATATTTCCAAAGATTATCAGGAAATGATGCAAACGTATAAAGAGTCGAAAGATAAATCAAGCTCACAAAAAGATGCCGTACAGTTTATTAAACAAAAGCTAGACTCGGCAAAATGGTTTATTGATGCTATAAAACAACGTCAGGACACTTTGTTTGTCACGATGAATGCCATTATGCATTATCAAAAAGACTATTTATTGGATGGTGACGAAACGCGTTTAAAGCCAATGATTCTAAAAGATATTGCCGATATGATCGGACTGGACATATCGACCGTTTCAAGAGTTGCAAACAGTAAATATGTTGAGACTCCCTATGGAACAAAGCTGATAAAAGAATTCTTCTCGGAAGCCATGAAAAATGATCAGGGTGAAGACGTATCTACTCTCGAAATCAAAAGAATTTTACAGAATACTATTGAAGAAGAAGACAAAAAAAACCCTTTGCCAGATGATCTTTTGGCCGAAATACTCAAAGAAAAAGGATATCCAATTGCTAGAAGAACCATAGCTAAATATCGCGAACAACTGGAAATTCCTGTGGCCCGAATGAGAAAAAAACTCTAATTATACCTCTCTAAAACTAATTTCTTCAAATCTGCTTTTTAAAATTGAAAAAGATACTCCCCATATTTTCCTATATATTTCATCCGCTTTTCACTCCTGTACAAGCCTGCATTTTTTATTTTTTATTCCACAACGCTGATTTCAAAATTGATCAGATTACTACGTTTTTTTGGCAGATTTCTATTGTAACCATAATGATTCCAATGGCATTATACTACTTGCTTCGTTTTACAGGCAAAGCGGACAGCATAATGATTGCCGACTTGGAACAACGCAAAATACCGCTAGTATTTCAGAGCTTTTTAATCATTTTATTGTTGCGGAAAATCGTCCTGCTAGAATATTATCCAGAATTGCATTTTTTTTTCATAGGAGCATTATTTAGCACCTTATTTGCTCTTGGCCTGCTCTATGTCAAATTCAAAGCCAGCCTGCACATGCTTGCCATTTCAGCTTTAACTGTTTTTGTTTTCGGGCTTAATATTCATTTACAGACAGGAAGCGTATATCTTGTTCCTTTTTTATTGCTAATGAATGGGTTTGTAGCTTCCTCCCGTTTAGTAATGCAGGCGCATACACCTAATGAGTTAATTATTGGAGTATTCTTGGGCAGTATTCCTCAAATAATATTTCTTTTTTTATGGCTATAAAATATAAAAAACCACACCCACACTTAAAGTATTCATAGTAATTGATATCGAATCAATTTGAGCCGTGGATTTAAAAAAAGAATTCAATCCATAATACACCTGCAGGTTAAAAGCGCTATATCCCATTGAAAGATATACACCGTAAAGCAACTCTTCAAAATCTTTATTGTTTTTTATGACAATCTTCTCATTGCCATCATCATAAACAGATTTATCATACAATAAATAACTGACTTTGAAACCGCCGTATATTCTAAAAAACTGAAAAGATTCCGGAGTCGAATTACGCCATCTCAATTCAATTGGCAATTCTACCCGCAATTGTTCGAATCTGTTTTTATCATGATTAACGGTGGAGGGGATTATACTATAGATTGGATTATTATTAGTGCCCACAATAGACATATTTTGAATGTAATTATTAAATGACAAACCAATCCCTGGAGCAACTGCAAAAGTCCTGCTCTTATTAAGCGGGAAATCTCTAAGGAATCCTGCAGTAAAACCAAACGATATTTTTTCTTGCGAAAGACCTTCCGGTTTTTTTACAATTGAATTGTAATTAAGTCCAGCATAAAACTGATCTTCTCTGTAAAGGCTGTCAATCTTGACATTTAATGTATCAATTGAAAACGCTGCCTCCTGAGAAAACCCTTTAAAAAATGACAAAAAAAGAAAACAGCCAAGAAATAATCGCATCATTAGTCTGAGAGTTTAGTGGGTAGCAATGGATTTAATATTCTTCAAAACGTAATGCTTATGAATAGCTGTTACAAATATCATAAAAAAAACGCTCAACCCATTTAAGATTGAACGTTTTTCTTTCGCAGAGAGAAAGGGATTCGAACCATTGCCAAAAAACCCCGTGTTAATAATACTTTCTGAAATTTTAAACTTCGTGTGCCACGAATGTGCCACAAAATCATTTTAATATCCAAAAACACTCCTCAGTATCTTAAAGTGCTTTCTACAAGAAAACAACCTTTCTTTTAAAGAACAAAATTCAACTTAATATGCTTCAAATATAATAAAAGATTGTTAGTTTCTATCAAATTTAATTTCTTTTTCCGATCACTTTTCCCTATTCCCTCATCTGGATTACTTGAATTGCAAATGCTACGATTTACCTTTTAATTTAAGCAGATACTTGTGTCAAACACCCCCCTTTGGGAGATTAAACCAATCCCAAAAAACTACGTACTATCAAATTCTCCTAAGAAATTTTTTGGCTGTCTTAGTCTCAAAGAAATAATTGGAAACAGTAATAAAAACAAAGGCACTCCCTCCTTTATCGGGAAAGCCTTCATTTTTTTAAAAATGGTACAGCCAATTTGATGAATCACTCCTCTGTCGTGAATCATCAAAAAGGCCGGCGATTAAATTGATAGTATGTACTATCTTTTTTGCGTCTGGCTTTCTTTTTCATTTGGTTGGCTAATAATTCTTCATCATAATCTTCTGCTTTTGCATTGGATAATAACCCTCCAAAGACTTCGATAAGGTTGTTTTCTTCGTGGCTATAGGACATATTTTCTTTAACCAAAAAGTCAAACGGATTGTATGGTTGTTTGATCTCTTCATTTATAGCACCATTATTCTTTGAAGTAATATATCCCTTTGCAGGCTGATCCATTTTATTGTCATTATTCCACAAATCATTGAAAACGTTAGCCGAAAGGTTTTTGCCTAATTGCGAACCATTCCACACGGATTTCGAACTATGGTCAACAAAGGTTATTCCATAAACTCTGCCTTCGGTATTTCGTCTTACAACGGTATTAATACCTCGTTCCAACAACCGTTTTTTAAATTCCTTTTCATCCGATGCTGCCTGTAA
Protein-coding sequences here:
- a CDS encoding RND family transporter, whose protein sequence is MIKWFSLGFWELIARVVLRNRILMLSIVAAITALLAMQWKNIHFTHTEANMLPDDNIVNIEYKAFLDKFGEEGNLVIIGVKDKTFFTPKAYAAWAKLMNSLKEDKAVDLVISINDLKKLQKNEPLQKFELVPFVDQSKTTDKAYLEKIKKELFNDMPFYEGLLFNKRSGTIRSAIYLDKKIVNTPARKDFITDRLVPAVEAFEKETKIDLRVSGMPYIRTLNSQTIISEISLFIGASLLVTSLLFFFFFRSFRATLISIVIVIIGVMWSFGFLGLLNYEITVLTALVPSLIIVIGIPNCIFLTNKYHQEYKIHRNKAKALQRVTTKVGMATLMTNVTTAIGFFTFITSNNKLLIEFGNVTSINILALFFLCIIVIPIFHSYIPAPKDRHIEHLDRGYVKSFMDWILRNVKESRFSIYVVAVSLLVISIIGIYKMRISGSIIEDMPKKAPFFKDILFFEKEFDGVMPLEIMIDTKHKKGVMKLSTLKRMEELETAIDEIPELSKPISIVNLVKYSKQAYYNGNPEYYELPTSQEQAFILSYAKNSTKKGKGDLMKSYVDSTGQFARITTFMRDDNGGVMPIIEAEIRKKADKIFPPDRYHVTITGKALVFQKGTGYLLNNLLSSLVFAFFLTALLIGFMFRSFKMILVSIIPNLLPLLLTAGIMGFFDIPLKPSTILVFGIAFGLSVDDTVRFLAQYREELKKNDWKIRKSVYATFNDAGLSMFYTSIVLFFGFSVFMLSSFGGTIALGGLVSLTLLFGMLSNLMLLPALVLTLNKTLANEQEFIEPKIEILEFTDEEIDDFEKK
- a CDS encoding Hsp20/alpha crystallin family protein, producing MNFIKSNGGQAPALHRLFFDDIFGRDFFNLENNNFSTTNTTLPSVNIKETKDSYEVEVAAPGMNKNDFKITLDGNHLVISSMKEHELATDDENFSRREFSYQSFQRSFELPKNVVDEDKIIAHYENGLLLLSIPKREEAKQKPPRMIEIS
- the asnS gene encoding asparagine--tRNA ligase, producing the protein MRHTKVKDLLNSTTTLQEINAKGWVRTFRNNQFIALNDGSTINNIQCVVDFENTPDETLKRITTGAAVSVTGTLIESKGAGQKYEIQVAKLEILGDSDPEKFPMQPKKHSLEFLRENAHLRVRTNAFGAIMRVRSVLSYAVHSYFQQKGFVYVNTPIITGADAEGAGEMFQVTSLPLDNLPKNEEGAIDYKKDFFGKHTNLTVSGQLEGETFAMALGQIYTFGPTFRAENSNTSRHLAEFWMIEPEVAFNNLDDNMDLAEDFIQYVIKYTMEKCADDLKFLEGRLLEEEKSKPQAERSEMALLEKLNFVLENNFKRVSYTEAIDILRDSTPNKKKKFQYIINEWGADLQSEHERYLVEKHFKCPVILFDYPANIKAFYMRLNEDGKTVRAMDILFPGIGEIVGGSQREERFDVLVEKMKALGIDEEELWWYLDTRRFGSAVHSGFGLGFERLVLFVTGMTNIRDVIAFPRTPQNAEF
- the rpoN gene encoding RNA polymerase factor sigma-54 — encoded protein: MLKQFLNLKISQKLSPQQIQLMKLIQLPTQAFEQRLLEEMNENPALESGKEEDDYEKDEFDTEEYDDYEDSESDRMDAEDINIDEYLSSDDTPDYKTQANNYSDDDDTKETPFAAAISFHQDLINQLNTFILNDEERDIAEFLVGSIDDTGYIRRSTADLVDDMAFTQGIYTTEKQVETILNIIHALEPTGVGARDLQECLLLQLKHKTPTESVDLATAIIDQHFDAFVRKHYDKLIQKFGISNEQLKNAIHEIERLNPKPGGSFSGNSKITENIVPDFAIRIVDGELELTLNGRNAPSLHISKDYQEMMQTYKESKDKSSSQKDAVQFIKQKLDSAKWFIDAIKQRQDTLFVTMNAIMHYQKDYLLDGDETRLKPMILKDIADMIGLDISTVSRVANSKYVETPYGTKLIKEFFSEAMKNDQGEDVSTLEIKRILQNTIEEEDKKNPLPDDLLAEILKEKGYPIARRTIAKYREQLEIPVARMRKKL
- a CDS encoding porin family protein; translation: MMRLFLGCFLFLSFFKGFSQEAAFSIDTLNVKIDSLYREDQFYAGLNYNSIVKKPEGLSQEKISFGFTAGFLRDFPLNKSRTFAVAPGIGLSFNNYIQNMSIVGTNNNPIYSIIPSTVNHDKNRFEQLRVELPIELRWRNSTPESFQFFRIYGGFKVSYLLYDKSVYDDGNEKIVIKNNKDFEELLYGVYLSMGYSAFNLQVYYGLNSFFKSTAQIDSISITMNTLSVGVVFYIL